GCCTCGCCCGACTGGTCGGTCACCGACACCACCGCCGGCAGCGAGGCCTGAAGCTGCTCCGAGGCCGTGTCGCCGTCGCGACGCCCCTTGACCGTGCCGTCCTCGACCGAGACCTCCGACAGCAGCGTCACCTGCGGCACGCCCAGGCGCTCGGCCAGCAGCGCCGGGACCACGCCCATGGTGCCGTCGGTGGAGGCCATACCGGAGACGACCAGGTCGAAGCCGGCCTTCTCGATCGCCTTGGCCAGCACCAGCGAGGTGCCGATGGCGTCGGTGCCGTGCAGGTCGTCGTCCTCGACGTGGATCGCCTTGTCCGCACCCATCGACAGCGCCTTGCGCAGGGCGTCCTTGGCGTCCTCCGGGCCCACCGTCAGGACGGTGACCTCGACGTCGTCGTCGGAGTTCTCCGAGATCTGCAGCGCCTGCTCGACGGCGTACTCGTCGAGCTCGGAGAGCAGACCGTCCACGTCGTCCCGGTCGACGGTCAGGTCATCGGCGAAGTGCCGGTCGCCAGTGGCGTCGGGCACGTACTTCACAGTGACAACGATCCTCAAGCTCACGCCGGCTCTCCTACTGCATCGTCATTTCGGTGCTGCCTACCTTCAGGCAGCATAGGCGCCTCTAGCGGCCGATCCCGATCGGGGCGACCCCGCGCTCCGAGCGAAATATTACTCGTCAGTACACCCAGTTGGTTCCCGCTAAGCAAGCGCTTTGAACTGTGACCTTCGCAACGCAGCGTAATCGGAATCCGACCGTCTCGCAGGGCGAAGCCGGCGACGATCAGTCACGCAGACCGTTGAACCGGCCCTGGTGGTACAGGAGGGGACGGCCGGGGCCGGCGGGGTCACCGAGGACGACCTCGGCCACCACGATGCGATGGTCCCCGGCCGGCACGCGGGCGACGACCCGGCACACGAGCCAGGCTAGGACGTCGTCGAGGACGGGGACTCCCTCGGGCCCCTCGCGCCAGGCGGTGGATGCCCCGAAGCGGTCGGCGCCGCTCCTGGCGAAGGTGGCGGCCAGCTCCTGCTGGTGCTCGCCGAGTATGTGGACCCCGACGTGGTCCGTCCCCGATATGGCGGGCCAGCTGGAGGCGCCGGTGCCGACGCCGAAGGAGAGCATCGGGGGTTCGGCGGAGACGGAGCTGAGGGAGGTGGCGGTGAAGCCGACCGGGCCGGCCTCGCCCCGCGCGGTGATCACGGCGACGCCCGCCGCGTGCCGCCGGAAGACGGAGCGCAGCAGGTCGGGAGAGGCGAGGCGAACGCTGTGGGCGTCGAGGTCGGGAGTGGCCGGCACGGCGGTGTCCTTCTGCGAGGAGGGGCGAGCGGAGTCGGGGCTGCTCAACAGCCGGGACAGCGCGCGCTCGCGGTGCGGGCCAGGTCGATGTGGGCCCGCCCGTGCAGCAGGATTTCCGTGGGCATGCAGTCAGGCTGGCGATACGTGGCGCACACAGTCAAGTACGTTACGGCATGTGGGAGATGCCTCACCGTCCACGTCAAGGGCTCAGACGGCCTCCCCCAGTGCGGCGATGACGTCGGCCTTGCGGGGCTGGCCGGTCGCGCGCCGCACGACCCGGCCGTCGGCGTCGAGGACCAGCACCGTCGGGGTCTTGAGGATGTCCAGTTCGCGGACCAGCTCCAGGCGGTCCTCCGCATCGATCTCGACGTGCCTCACGCCGGGCACCATGCCGGCCACCTCGCCGAGGATCCTGCGGGTGGCCCGGCAGGGGGCGCAGAAGGCGCTGGAGAACTGCACGAGGGTGGCTCGCTCGCCGAGTTCCCCGCCCAGTTCGGCCGCGTCGAGCCGCTTTCCGTCGTCGCGCCCGCGCACGCGCACCCTCCCGCTCCGCTGTCGGTGCAGCACTCCGAAGGCGCCCGCCACCGCGAGCACCGCCACGCACACCACCACTCCGGTCATCGACTGCTCCAGCGTTCACAAGACTGCAAAGATTCCCGAGCCCCTGAATCATTTTCCATGCGGAATGCTTGATTCATGGACATCGATGTGAGGGGTCCGCGCTTCGGCGCGGTCGTGACGACCCTGGTGCTGGTCCTCGTGCTCGTCACCGGGAGCGCCTGGCTGCTGGCCTGGCAGACGCTGGTCTTCGCCCTGGGCGCGGCCGGACGTTCGCCCTACGGCTGGCTGTTCCGCATGGTCGTACGGCCCCGGATCGGGCCGCCGACCGAGTTCGAGTCGCCGCGGCCGCCGCGGTTCGCCCAGGCGGTGGGACTGGTTTTCGCCGTTCTCGGACTCGTCGGGTACTGGCTCGGGCCCGCCTGGCTGGGGATGGCCGCGACGGGGCTCGCGCTCGCGGCCGCCTTCCTGAACGCCGCGTTCGGATACTGCCTGGGCTGCGAGATGTATCTGCTGGTGCGCAGGGTGACACCGCGCACCGAGTAAAGGGGGTTTAAAAGGGCGAGGTGGATCACCGGGGCGGACGTGACGAGGATCTCCGCCGCCGACCGGAACTTGGGCTGGCTCCCGGGCCGTTCTTCGGGCACGATCTGCGACATGCCGTAACCTACGGCTGCGTAACTTTCCGCTGGGAATCTCTTCCCAGGCCGAGAAGGAAGGGTCCACCCCGTCCATGGCAGAGCTTGTCTACCGCCCCGTCATCGGTCTCGCGCTCACGTTGTTCAAGGCGTGGGACCTGAAGATCGACTGCAAGGGGTCGGAGAACATCCCGCGCTCGGGCGGCGCCGTGCTGGTGAGCAACCACATCAGCTATCTGGACTTCATCTTCGACGGCCTCGCGGCACTGCCGCAGAAACGACTTGTTCGCTTCATGGCGAAGGAGTCCGTCTTCCGGCACAAGATCTCCGGCCCGCTGATGCGCGGCATGAAGCACATCCCCGTGGACCGCGAGCAGGGCGAGGCGGCGTACGCGCACGCGCTGGAATCGCTGAGGTCCGGTGAGATCGTCGGGGTGTTCCCCGAGGCGACCATCTCCCAGTCCTTCACCCTGAAGTCCTTCAAGTCCGGTGCCGCGCGCCTGGCCCAGGAGGCGGGCGTCCCGCTGATCCCGATGGCGGTGTGGGGGACGCAGCGGCTGTGGACCAAGGGGCATCCGCGCAACTTCAAGCGCAGCCACACCCCGATCACCATCCGGGTCGGCGAGGCGATCGAGGCGTCCAAGGACAAGTACGCCGGCGCGATCACCCGTCAGCTGCGCGAGCGGGTGCAGGAACTGCTCGAGGCCGCCCAGCGCGCCTACCCCGTCCGCCCCAAGGACGCCGACGACACCTGGTGGATGCCGGCCCATCTGGGCGGTACGGCCCCCACGCCCGAGCAGGTACGGGAGTCCGAGGCACGCTGAGACGGCGCCGGCGGCCGGCCCCGGACCGGCGATGCGAAAAAGTCACCTGCGCTTCCCCGGAAACGGCCTCCTGACGGCCCGTCGCCCCCACGGTGCGCCCGCTTCATCCCCACCCCGGACGACGGCCCCGTCCGCCGCCACTCAAGCCCCTCCAGGCGTCGGCCACGGCTTCCGCGCCGACCGCCCGAACTCGGCGTCAGCGCTGCTCAGGCCTAGGATCCCGGGGCGGAAGGGGATCTGATGGACCGGAACATACGCACGGTGGAGGACGCCCTGCGGCTCCTGGACGGGCTGTTCGCCTCGACAGCCGACCGCTGGACGGGGAGCGCGGGCTCCTGGTGGGACGACTTCTACGCGGACCGCTCCAGACCCGTCCCGTTCTTCGCCGCGAAGCCCGACGAGAACCTCGTCTCCCACGTCGGCCGCGGCCTGGTCACCCCGGGCCGCGCCCTGGACCTGGGCTGCGGCCCGGGCCGCAACGCGCTGCACCTCGCCTCGCTGGGCTTCGAGGTCGACGCCGTGGATCTGTCGCCGGTGGCGGTCGACTGGGCACGGGAACGCGCCCGCGAGACGGGCGCCCAGGTCCGCTTCCTGTGCGGCGACGCCTTCGCACTGCTCGACGACGGGATCCTCGGCCGCTACGACCTGATCTACGACTCCGGCTGCTTCCACCACCTGCCGCCGCACCGCCGCATCAGCTACCTGGCGCTGCTCGACCGATGTCTCGCGCCCGGCGGCCTGTTCGGCCTCACGTGTTTCGCAGCCGGCGCCATGGGGTCCGAGCTGCCCGACGCGGAGTTCTACCTGCGCGGCCGCCTGGAGGGCGGCCTCGCCTACACCCCCGAGTCGCTGCGCCGGATCTTCTCCGGTCTGACGGAGATCGAGTTACGGCGGATGCGGGACGAGCCGCCCGACTCCGCCCGCTTCGGCGAACCCTTCCTGTGGACCGGCCTGTTCCGCCGCCCCTGAGCCCGCGCTCAGCCGGCGGATCTCGCCGCGTGTACGTCGATCCGCGCACCTGGGCTGAACTTCTCCAGCAGCTCGGCGAGTTCGGCCCCCGCCGCCTCCAACTCGGCGTCCGGAAGCGGGGCCATGCCCTCCAGCAGGAAGATGCCCGAGACGGTCTCCTCGGTGAGCCGGGTGCGCGGGCCCTGGCGCCAGTTCCAGCGGCGGCAGGTCACACCGGCGTCGTCGCGCCACACCACCTCGCCCGCGTCGGGGTGTTCGACGACCTCCTCGCCTCCGGCCACCGTCACGAAGTCCTCGTCGCCCGCGGCCCGTACGAGCCGCATCCCGCCCCGGATGCGGTCGACGTCCTCGCCGCCCACCGGGATCAGGTGGGCGACGCTGACGGCGTTGTAGAGGTCGACCAGGAGGTTGACGCGGGGCAGGCCGGCGTCCGACAGGGCCCTCTTCGCCAGCGCCTCGGCCGAGTTGCGGGTGCGGGAGGGCTTGGAGCCGAACGCGGTGTACACCGCGCGCCAGGCGGCCATGTGCGGGTCCTCGTGCGGGGCGCGGCCGTCCAGGCGAGTGGCGAGACGGCGGGCCGCGTCGTCCAGCAGGGCCGAACTCCCGGCAGTGCTGGGCCCGTTGACCAGGCCGTGCGCCTCGATCGCCAGGTGGGTGAAGCCGGGCGCGAGGGCGCGCACCTCGTCGGACACGGTCAGCGAGAGGGTCATCGTCTGCCTCAGAGTGCGGTGGGGAGCGTCTTCCACAGGTACGCCCGGTCGGGGGCGGACCTGAGTGCGTCGAGGACGGCCGGGTGTGGTTCAGCATACAGGACCGGATAGTCCAGCTCATTGAACTCCGGGTCCGGCGCGAAGGCCAGGCGCTCCCCGTCGAGGGAGAACTGCGCGTCCACGCCGGGTTTGTTGCCGCGCGGGTCCTGCCGGTGCCAGGCGCCGTTGAAGCGGACGGCGACCAGGCCGTGGAGCACGTCGAACTTCTGGTAGCAGAGCGCGGTCGGGATGTCCTCCGCCCGCAGCAGGGCCGCCAGCGCGTGGGCCTTCGCGTAGCAGATGCCGGTGCCCTGCTCCAGGACGTCGGAGGCCCGCCAGGTGACGCGCGGATCCCCGGAGTCCTGGGAATGCGGGATGGTGTCGCGAACGAACTCGAACGCCAGCCGCGCATAGGCATACGAGTCCTCGGCATCCCGCGCGAGTCGGGCCGCCGTCCGCCTGACGAGCGGATGGTGATGGTCGATGACCTCGTCGGCGGCCAGATACGCGGACAGGTCGGGGGTGTTCTGGATCAGCTCCATGCCCGCAGAGCATAGAAACGCGATCACCCGACCGTCAATGACTTTACGGGCGATCGCATATCTATGCATCCGAAGCGTGGGATCTACTGGCGCGCCATCTCCTCCTTCAGCGCCGCCACGAACGCGTCCACGTCGTCCTCGGTCGTGTCGAACGCGCACATCCAGCGCACGACACCGGCCGCCTCGTCCCAGAAGTAGAACCGGAAGCGCTTCTGCAACCGCTCGCTCACGTCGTGCGGGAGCCTGGCGAAGACGCCATTGGCCTGCACCGGGTAGAGGATCTCCACGCCGTGCACGGCGCGCACGCCCTCGGCCAGGCGCTGGGCCATCTCGTTGGAGTGGCGGGCATTGCGCAGCCACAGGTCCTTGGCGAGCAGGGCCTCCAGCTGCACCGACACGAAGCGCATCTTGGAGGCGAGCTGCATGGACAGCTTGCGCAGGTGCTTCATGTGGCTCACGGCGTTCGGATCGATCACCACGACCGCCTCGCCGAAGATCGCGCCGTTCTTCGTCCCGCCGAGGGAGAGGATGTCGACGCCGACCGCGTTGGTGAACGTCCGCATCGGGACGTCCAGCGACGCGGCGGCGTTGGCGATGCGGGAGCCGTCCAGGTGCACCTTCATGCCGTGCGCGTGGGCGTGCTCGCAGATCGCGCGGATCTCCTCGGGCGTGTAGAGGGTGCCGAGCTCCGTGCTCTGGGTGATCGAGACGACCTGCGGCATGGCGCGGTGCTCGTCCTCCCACCCGTACGCCTGCCGGTCGATCAGCTCCGGCGTGAGCTTGCCGTCGGGCGTGGGGACCGTGAGCAGCTTCAGGCCGCCCATGCGCTCGGGCGCACCGCCCTCGTCGACGTTGATGTGGGCGCTCTCGGCGCAGATCACCGCGCCCCAGCGGTCGGTGACCGCCTGGAGCGCGACGACGTTGGCGCCGGTGCCGTTGAAGACCGGGAAGGCCTCCGCCGTGGCCCCGAAGTGGCTGCGGATGATCCGCTGGAGGTTCTCGGTGTACTCGTCCTCGCCATAGGCGACCTGGTGCCCGCCGTTGGCCAGGGCCAGGGCGGCGAGCACCTCCGGGTGTGCCCCGGCGTAGTTGTCGCTGGCGAAGCCGCGGACGTCCGGGTCGTGGTGGCGACGGGCGTCGGTCTTCGGGGGGTTCACGGCTTGTCGGTCAGCCACAGACGCTTTCCGTTCACTTCGGCGGCGGGCTTGCTCCAGACGTCTGCGATGGCCTCCGCGAGGTCCTTGACGTCCGTGAAGCCCGCGAACTTCGCGTTGGGGCGCTCGGCGCGCATGGCATCGTGCACCAACGCCTTCACCACCAGGATCGCAGCCGCCGACGTCGGCCCCTCGGAGCCCCCGGCCTTGCGGAAGTAGTCGGCCATGGCGAGCGTCCACGCCTCGGCGGCGGCCTTGGCGGCGGCGTACGCGGCGTTCCCGGCGGTCGGCTTGGAGGCGCCGGCGGCGCTGATCAGGACGTAGCGGCCGCGGTCGCTGCGCTGGAGCGCCTCGGAGAAGGCGAGCGAGGTGTGCTGCACGGTGCGGATGAGCAGCAGCTCCAGGAAGTCCCAGTCGTCGAGGCTGGTCTTGATGAAGGTCTCGCTGCCGCGCCAGCCGCCGACGAGGTGGACGACGCCGTCGACGCGGCCGAAGTCCTTCTCGATGTGCGTGGCCCAGTCCCGGGTGGACTCGAGGTCCAGCAGGTCGACGGACTCACCGGTGACCGTGGCGCCGCCCGAGGCGTACCGGGCCGCGTCCACGGCCTCCGCGAGCCGCTCGGGATCGTTGTCGGCGCCGACGACGGTCGCCCCGGCCTCGGCCAGCCGCAGCAGCGCGGCCCGTCCGGCGGGTCCGCCCGCGCCGGCCACCGCGATCACCGCACCGCTGAGAGCTCCGTTCCCCGCCATGTTCTTCGCCTCCTGAGCTTGCTGAGCAGTGTTCCCGGTGCCGCGCACGCTCACGCGGCGGCCCGCTCGGCGCTCTGCGCCGTGATGCCCCGGGTCGAGGCGATCACGTTCTTGAGCTTCTTGGAGAGGGCCTCATAGAACATGCTCAGCGGAAACTCGTCCGGAAGCACGTCATCGACGAGTTTCCGGGGCGGCTGGCTCAGGTCGAGTGCGTCGGGGCCCTTGGCCCACTTGGAGCCCGGGTGCGGGGCGAGGTAGGTGGAGACCAGCTCGTACCCGGCGAACCAGTGGACGAGCTTGGGGCGGTCGATGCCGTCGCGGTAGAGCTTCTCGATCTCGGCGCACAGCTCGTTGGTGACCTGCGGGGCGCGCTGCCAGTCGATGTGCAGCTTGTTGTCGGTCCAGCGGACGACGTCGTGCTTGTGCAGGTAGGCGAAGAGCAGCTGGCCGCCCAGACCGTCGTAGTTGCGCACCCGCTCGCCGGTGACCGGGAAGCGGAACATGCGGTCGAAGAGGACCGCGTACTGCACGTCACGGGCCTGCGGGACGCCGTCGGCCTGGAGCTTGACGGCCTCCTTGAAGGCGGTGAGGTCGCAGCGCAGCTCCTCCAGGCCGTACATCCAGAACGGCTGGCGCTGCTTGATCATGAACGGGTCGAAGGGCAGGTCGCCGTGGCTGTGGGTGCGGTCGTGGACCATGTCCCACAGGACGAAGGCCTCCTCGCAGCGCTTCTGGTCGTGGACCATCGCGGCGATGTCCTCGGGCAGCTGAAGGCCCAGGATGTCGACGGCGGCGTCGGTGACCCGGCGGAAGCGGGCGGCCTCGCGGTCGCAGAAGATGCCACCCCAGGAGAATCGTTCCGGCGCCTCGCGGACGGCGATGGTCTCGGGGAAGAGGACGGCGGAGTTGGTGTCGTACCCGGCGGTGAAGTCCTCGAACTTGATGCCGCAGAACAGCGGGTTGTCGTAGCGAGTGCGCTCCAGCTCGGCCAGCCAGTCGGGCCAGACCATGCGCAGCACGACCGCCTCGAGGTTGCGGTCGGGGTTGCCGTTCTGGGTGTACATCGGGAAGACGACCAGGTGCTGCAGGCCGTCCGCGCGGTGCGCGGCGGGCTGGAAGGCCAGCAGCGAGTCCAGGAAGTCGGGCACCTGGAAGCCGTCCACGGACCACCGCTCCAGGTCCTTGACCAGGGCCTCGTGGTAGGCGGTGTCGTGCGGGAGCAGCGGGGAGAGCTCCTCGACGGCCTCCGCGACACGCCGTACGGCGGCCTCCACATCGGCAAGGTCGGGGGCACCCTCGGCCTCGAAGTCGATCGACCCGTCCTTGGACTGCCATGGCCGGATCCGCTCCACGGCATCCTTGAGCACCGGCCACGCCGGGTGCTCGACCACCCTGGTCGCGGGAGGAACCTGGTCCCCCGAAGCCGCCTGCACAAGAATTTCCGTCATGTCCCATCCTCCACGGGAGAAGCTTGCGTAAGGAGACCGTATACATACGGGCTTTCTCCCAGCAAGAGCGCCCTCCGGAAATTATCCTGCGCACCCGCATCGTCACGGAACTTTTTCCTGCCCGACGCAGTGAAAACGGCTCCGCCGGGTATACGACGGCACCGCACGGGTATCAGCCAACCGGTCAATGCCCGCAGGACTCGCCCACGCCCGGGTGAGCGGCCCCGGCCACAAGGGCCGTACAGGCCCCGTACGCCACGCCGATCCCCCGTGTACGCAGGGGTTCATCGCGCGGCCGGGCCGTTAGGCTGCGGCTCTGCCCGCGCGGCCGTCCGCTCCGGTCCGCGCGCGGTCCGAGCCGCCCGTCGACGGAAGCGAGTTGAACTTTGAACTTCCTTACCATCGGTCACCGCGGAGTCATGGGTGTCGAGCCCGAGAACACCCTCCGTTCCTTCGTCGCCGCCCAGCAGGCCGGCCTCGACGTCATCGAACTCGATCTGCACCTGAGCAAGGACGGCGCACTCGTCGTCATGC
Above is a genomic segment from Streptomyces sp. SLBN-31 containing:
- a CDS encoding DUF4395 domain-containing protein, whose amino-acid sequence is MDIDVRGPRFGAVVTTLVLVLVLVTGSAWLLAWQTLVFALGAAGRSPYGWLFRMVVRPRIGPPTEFESPRPPRFAQAVGLVFAVLGLVGYWLGPAWLGMAATGLALAAAFLNAAFGYCLGCEMYLLVRRVTPRTE
- a CDS encoding transglutaminase domain-containing protein, which produces MELIQNTPDLSAYLAADEVIDHHHPLVRRTAARLARDAEDSYAYARLAFEFVRDTIPHSQDSGDPRVTWRASDVLEQGTGICYAKAHALAALLRAEDIPTALCYQKFDVLHGLVAVRFNGAWHRQDPRGNKPGVDAQFSLDGERLAFAPDPEFNELDYPVLYAEPHPAVLDALRSAPDRAYLWKTLPTAL
- a CDS encoding flavin reductase family protein, whose amino-acid sequence is MPATPDLDAHSVRLASPDLLRSVFRRHAAGVAVITARGEAGPVGFTATSLSSVSAEPPMLSFGVGTGASSWPAISGTDHVGVHILGEHQQELAATFARSGADRFGASTAWREGPEGVPVLDDVLAWLVCRVVARVPAGDHRIVVAEVVLGDPAGPGRPLLYHQGRFNGLRD
- a CDS encoding 1-acyl-sn-glycerol-3-phosphate acyltransferase codes for the protein MAELVYRPVIGLALTLFKAWDLKIDCKGSENIPRSGGAVLVSNHISYLDFIFDGLAALPQKRLVRFMAKESVFRHKISGPLMRGMKHIPVDREQGEAAYAHALESLRSGEIVGVFPEATISQSFTLKSFKSGAARLAQEAGVPLIPMAVWGTQRLWTKGHPRNFKRSHTPITIRVGEAIEASKDKYAGAITRQLRERVQELLEAAQRAYPVRPKDADDTWWMPAHLGGTAPTPEQVRESEAR
- a CDS encoding B3/4 domain-containing protein — protein: MTLSLTVSDEVRALAPGFTHLAIEAHGLVNGPSTAGSSALLDDAARRLATRLDGRAPHEDPHMAAWRAVYTAFGSKPSRTRNSAEALAKRALSDAGLPRVNLLVDLYNAVSVAHLIPVGGEDVDRIRGGMRLVRAAGDEDFVTVAGGEEVVEHPDAGEVVWRDDAGVTCRRWNWRQGPRTRLTEETVSGIFLLEGMAPLPDAELEAAGAELAELLEKFSPGARIDVHAARSAG
- a CDS encoding electron transfer flavoprotein subunit beta/FixA family protein, with the translated sequence MSLRIVVTVKYVPDATGDRHFADDLTVDRDDVDGLLSELDEYAVEQALQISENSDDDVEVTVLTVGPEDAKDALRKALSMGADKAIHVEDDDLHGTDAIGTSLVLAKAIEKAGFDLVVSGMASTDGTMGVVPALLAERLGVPQVTLLSEVSVEDGTVKGRRDGDTASEQLQASLPAVVSVTDQSGEARYPSFKGIMAAKKKPVESWDLSDLEIDAEEVGLEGAWTKVEAAAQRPARTAGTIVKDEGEGGKQLAEFLASQKFI
- a CDS encoding DUF6421 family protein; the encoded protein is MTEILVQAASGDQVPPATRVVEHPAWPVLKDAVERIRPWQSKDGSIDFEAEGAPDLADVEAAVRRVAEAVEELSPLLPHDTAYHEALVKDLERWSVDGFQVPDFLDSLLAFQPAAHRADGLQHLVVFPMYTQNGNPDRNLEAVVLRMVWPDWLAELERTRYDNPLFCGIKFEDFTAGYDTNSAVLFPETIAVREAPERFSWGGIFCDREAARFRRVTDAAVDILGLQLPEDIAAMVHDQKRCEEAFVLWDMVHDRTHSHGDLPFDPFMIKQRQPFWMYGLEELRCDLTAFKEAVKLQADGVPQARDVQYAVLFDRMFRFPVTGERVRNYDGLGGQLLFAYLHKHDVVRWTDNKLHIDWQRAPQVTNELCAEIEKLYRDGIDRPKLVHWFAGYELVSTYLAPHPGSKWAKGPDALDLSQPPRKLVDDVLPDEFPLSMFYEALSKKLKNVIASTRGITAQSAERAAA
- a CDS encoding thioredoxin family protein, whose protein sequence is MTGVVVCVAVLAVAGAFGVLHRQRSGRVRVRGRDDGKRLDAAELGGELGERATLVQFSSAFCAPCRATRRILGEVAGMVPGVRHVEIDAEDRLELVRELDILKTPTVLVLDADGRVVRRATGQPRKADVIAALGEAV
- a CDS encoding low specificity L-threonine aldolase, with protein sequence MNPPKTDARRHHDPDVRGFASDNYAGAHPEVLAALALANGGHQVAYGEDEYTENLQRIIRSHFGATAEAFPVFNGTGANVVALQAVTDRWGAVICAESAHINVDEGGAPERMGGLKLLTVPTPDGKLTPELIDRQAYGWEDEHRAMPQVVSITQSTELGTLYTPEEIRAICEHAHAHGMKVHLDGSRIANAAASLDVPMRTFTNAVGVDILSLGGTKNGAIFGEAVVVIDPNAVSHMKHLRKLSMQLASKMRFVSVQLEALLAKDLWLRNARHSNEMAQRLAEGVRAVHGVEILYPVQANGVFARLPHDVSERLQKRFRFYFWDEAAGVVRWMCAFDTTEDDVDAFVAALKEEMARQ
- a CDS encoding class I SAM-dependent methyltransferase, with amino-acid sequence MDRNIRTVEDALRLLDGLFASTADRWTGSAGSWWDDFYADRSRPVPFFAAKPDENLVSHVGRGLVTPGRALDLGCGPGRNALHLASLGFEVDAVDLSPVAVDWARERARETGAQVRFLCGDAFALLDDGILGRYDLIYDSGCFHHLPPHRRISYLALLDRCLAPGGLFGLTCFAAGAMGSELPDAEFYLRGRLEGGLAYTPESLRRIFSGLTEIELRRMRDEPPDSARFGEPFLWTGLFRRP
- a CDS encoding SDR family oxidoreductase translates to MAGNGALSGAVIAVAGAGGPAGRAALLRLAEAGATVVGADNDPERLAEAVDAARYASGGATVTGESVDLLDLESTRDWATHIEKDFGRVDGVVHLVGGWRGSETFIKTSLDDWDFLELLLIRTVQHTSLAFSEALQRSDRGRYVLISAAGASKPTAGNAAYAAAKAAAEAWTLAMADYFRKAGGSEGPTSAAAILVVKALVHDAMRAERPNAKFAGFTDVKDLAEAIADVWSKPAAEVNGKRLWLTDKP